In Verrucomicrobiota bacterium, the DNA window TGGAGAATGTTAGTGGACTGGCCGACCGCATTTTGCGGAACTTCGATCTCTGGGCCAAAGACTCCGCGCTGGTCGCTTCGTCGAGCGGGTGCAACATCGTGCCCATTGAAATGGCGGCCGGTTTCAAGCAGCGCGGACTCAAAGTCGTCGCCATCATCAGCCGCAAACATTCCGAAGCCAGCAAAAGCCAGCATCCGTCGGGAAAGAAGCTCCAGGATTTTGCCGACCTGGCGCTCGACACCGGCGCGCCGGCCGGTGACGCGATGGTGGCGATCGACGGCCTGGAGACGCCGGTGTCGCCTGGCTCCACGGTGGGCGGATGTTTGTTGGTCAACTGTCTGAAGGCGGAAGTCGCCTCGCGTTTGGCTCGCGCTGGAAGTCCGCCGAAAGTTCTGAGCGCGACGGCGGTCGTTGGAGCGAAACGGTCGGAAGAATTGTTTGAATCCGCTTACGATGAACACGCGCGGCGCCTGGCCGGGTTGTACGAGGGGCTGGGTAGGGGAGGGGAGTGATCGGTATTCAGTGATCAGTATTCAGTTGTCAGTGATCAGTTGTCAGTGATCAGTTGTCAGTGATCAGTTGTCAGTGGCAGGCATGATTGAATACTGAACACTGAATACTGATTACTGAGC includes these proteins:
- a CDS encoding SIS domain-containing protein, which codes for MDPSAQYLSKCRELIANVERQAPAIRQAADWFAETILAGRMVHLFGSGHSRILVEEMWPRYGSFPGFNPIVELSLSFHNLVVGPNGQRQAMFLENVSGLADRILRNFDLWAKDSALVASSSGCNIVPIEMAAGFKQRGLKVVAIISRKHSEASKSQHPSGKKLQDFADLALDTGAPAGDAMVAIDGLETPVSPGSTVGGCLLVNCLKAEVASRLARAGSPPKVLSATAVVGAKRSEELFESAYDEHARRLAGLYEGLGRGGE